A region of the Trueperaceae bacterium genome:
AGCTGGCCGCACCTCGCCGGCCTCCGGAGCGACCTCCGGTTCCAGGACTCCGATGACGTGATCGCGGCGTCCGACGTGGTCTTCTGCGCCACGCCGCACGGGGCAACGGCCCCGCTCGTCGCCCAGGCCCTCGCCGCCGGCAAGCGGGTCGTCGACCTGTCGGCCGACTTCCGCCTGAGCGCCGCCGCCTACGAGGAGTGGTACGGCCACCCCCACCCCCACCCGGAGCTCCTCCCCGAGGCGCGCTACGGTCTGGTCGAGCTGCACCGCCACGAGCTGCCCGGAGCGCGGATCGTGGCGAGCCCCGGCTGCAACGCCACGGCCGCCTCCCTGGCCGTCGCCCCCCTGGCGGCGGCCGGCCTGCTCGGCGAGGTAGCCATCGCCAACGTGCTGACCGGCGTGTCCGGCGCCGGACGCTCGCCTTCGGGCCCCATGCACTTCAGCGAGATGGCGGAGAACGCCCGCCCATACAAGCCGGCGGGAACCCACCGCCATACGGCCGAGATCGAGGCCGTAGGCGGGCGCGTCCGGGCGGCGCTGGCGCGCGGCGACGCCAAGCGCCTCCTCACCCACGCCCCGTTCCAACCGGTACTCGTGGCGTTCACGCCGCACATCGTGCCGATGAACAGGGGCATCATCGCCACCGTGGCCACCCGGCCGCTCGACTGGGGCGACAGGGCGCCGACGACGGAGGCGGTCCTTGGGCTCGTTACCGACTACTACGCCGGCGACCCGCTCGTGGACGTCGGCCCGGAGCTGCCGCAGACGAAGGCGGTGGCCGGCTCCGATCGCGCCAGCTTGAGCGCGCACGTCGACGGGCGGACCGGGCAGGTCCTCGTCTTCTGCGCCATCGACAACCTCGGCAAGGGGGCCGCCGGCCAGGCCGTGCAGGGCTTCAACGTCGCGTTCGGCTTCGCGGAGACGACCGCGCTGAGCCTGACCGGCGCGTGGCCGTGAGCACCGGCGATCACGCGGCGCCCCGAACCTCGGGGCCCGAAGCGCCGCGGGCACCGTTCCACGGCACGGCAGAGATGCCGGCGCGAACCGTAGTTCACGCGGCGTCGCCGGCGGCAGCCCGCGACGCGCTAGGAGGCAAGCAGTGAACGTTCCGCAAGGGTTCCAGCTGGCCGGCGTCACGGCCGGCGTCAAGCGTTCCGGTCGGCCGGACCTCGGGGTCATCTACTCGCCGGCTCCGCTCGCCTGGGCGTACAGCGCCACGCAGAACGCCGCCGCCGCCCCCTGCGTCGCGCGCGACCGCTCCCTCGCCGCCGCGGGTGGGCCCGTACGCGCCGTCATCGTCAACAGCGGGAACGCCAACTGCGCCAACGGCGCGCAGGGCGTGAGCGACGACGTGGCGTTCGCGGCGGCCGCCGCGAACGCCCTCGGGCTAGCAGGGCCGGAGGAGGTCGTCAGCGCCAGTACCGGCGTGATCGGCCACAAGATGCCGCTCCAGGCGCTCGTCGCCGCCATGCCGCGCCTCGCCGCCGAGCGTTCGGCGGACGCCGACGGCTTCTCCAAGGCCATCCTGACGACCGACCTCGCCCCGAAGGTCGCGACGGCCAGCATGGCCAGCGGCGCCCGCGTGCTCGGCGTGGCCAAGGGCTCCGGCATGATCCACCCGAACATGGCCACCATGTTCGCGTTCGTCATGACCGACGCCCAGGTCGACCAGGAGACGCTGCGCCCAATGTGGCAGCGCGTCGTGGAGCGCACCTTCAACCAGCTCACGGTCGATGGCGACACGTCGACGAACGACATGGCCGTCGCCCTGTCGTCGAACCTGGTGCCGACGGACGCCGACGAGGTCGAGCTGGTGCTCGGGAACGTCGCGACGGAGCTGGCGAAGCAGATCGCCCGCGACGGCGAAGGCGCCACCAAGCTCATCACGGTGCGCGTGACGGGCGCGCGGACCGACGTCGAGGCCCGCCGCGCGGCGCGCACGGTGGCCGGCAGCAGCCTGGTCAAGACTGCCGTCCACGGGGCCGACCCGAACTGGGGGCGCATCCTGGCCGCCGCCGGCCGCTCGGACGTGGCCATGGACATGGCTCGCGCGGTGGTGATCGCGCAGGGCACGGAGCTCTATCGGGGCCAGCCCCTCGAGTACGACGCGCGCGCCGTCTCGAACGCGCTGCGCACCGCCGACGTCCTCCTCGAGGTCGACCTGGGTGTCGGGACGGCGGAGGGCACTGCCTGGGGCTGTGACCTCACCGAGGGCTACGTCCGCATCAACGCCGACTACACGACCTGAGCGAACGCTGCGAGTTCGGCCGCCCGCTACGCAGGCGGGCGGCCGAACCGCGTTGGCCCGCTACCGGCTAGCGCCTGCGGTTGGCGATGTGGATGGCCTTGCCGTGGGCGTGCTCGGCGGCCTCCATGACGCCCTCGGAGATCGTCGGGTGCGGGTGCTGCGTGAGGGCGATGTCCTCGAGCGTGGCGCCCATCTCGATGGCGAGGGCCGCCTCCGACACGATGTCGCCCGCGTTCGGGCCGACCATGTGGAAGCCGAGGAGCAGGTCCGTCTTGGCGTCGCCGACGAGCTTGATGAGGCCGCTCGCCACGCCGATGGAGGCCGCGCGGCCGGAGGCGGCGAGCGGGAAGCGCCCGACGCGCACCTCGAAGCCGGCGTCCGTCGCCTCCTTCTCCGTCATGCCTACGCTCGCGAGCTCCGGCGTGGTGTAGATGACGCTGGGCACGACCGTGTCGTAGGCGCTCGGCATGCCCGAGGCGTGCTCGGCAGCCACGACGCCCTCCTTCATGGCCTTGTGGGCCAGGAGCGGCGCGCGAGCGACGTCGCCGATGGCGTAGATGTTGGCGACGTTCGTCTGCATGTGGTCGTTGACGACGGGGACGTAGCCCCGCTCGTCCACCTTCACGCCGGCGTTCTCGAGGCCGAGCCCCGCGCCGTTCGGCCTGCGGCCAACGGCGACCAGCACGCGGTCGGCGACGAGTACCTCCTCCTTGCCGTCCGGACCCTGGACGGTCACCTCCGTGCCCTTCTTGGTGGCCTTCTGCCCGAGGACCTTCGTGGAGGTCAGGATGCGCATCCCGGCCTTCTCGAGCGCCTTGCGCAGCTCCTTGCTCGCGTCGGCGTCCACGGGACCGGCGATGTGGTCGAGCATCTCGACGATCGTCACCTCGCTGCCGAGCGCCGAGTAGACGTCCGCGAACTCGAGACCGATGGCGCCGGCGCCGATGACCACCAGGCGCGCCGGCACGCTCTTGCCGATGGTGAGGGCACCGGTGGAGTCGACGATCCGGTCGCCATCGAGCTCGAAACCCGGGATGGCGGCCGGGCGGGAGCCGGTGGCGACGATGAACTTCTTGGCCTGGTAGCGCTTGC
Encoded here:
- the argJ gene encoding bifunctional glutamate N-acetyltransferase/amino-acid acetyltransferase ArgJ; translation: MNVPQGFQLAGVTAGVKRSGRPDLGVIYSPAPLAWAYSATQNAAAAPCVARDRSLAAAGGPVRAVIVNSGNANCANGAQGVSDDVAFAAAAANALGLAGPEEVVSASTGVIGHKMPLQALVAAMPRLAAERSADADGFSKAILTTDLAPKVATASMASGARVLGVAKGSGMIHPNMATMFAFVMTDAQVDQETLRPMWQRVVERTFNQLTVDGDTSTNDMAVALSSNLVPTDADEVELVLGNVATELAKQIARDGEGATKLITVRVTGARTDVEARRAARTVAGSSLVKTAVHGADPNWGRILAAAGRSDVAMDMARAVVIAQGTELYRGQPLEYDARAVSNALRTADVLLEVDLGVGTAEGTAWGCDLTEGYVRINADYTT
- the argC gene encoding N-acetyl-gamma-glutamyl-phosphate reductase, which produces MTDGPIRAGVLGASGYGGAGLVERLVRHPGVTLAAIGSRAYLGKPLAASWPHLAGLRSDLRFQDSDDVIAASDVVFCATPHGATAPLVAQALAAGKRVVDLSADFRLSAAAYEEWYGHPHPHPELLPEARYGLVELHRHELPGARIVASPGCNATAASLAVAPLAAAGLLGEVAIANVLTGVSGAGRSPSGPMHFSEMAENARPYKPAGTHRHTAEIEAVGGRVRAALARGDAKRLLTHAPFQPVLVAFTPHIVPMNRGIIATVATRPLDWGDRAPTTEAVLGLVTDYYAGDPLVDVGPELPQTKAVAGSDRASLSAHVDGRTGQVLVFCAIDNLGKGAAGQAVQGFNVAFGFAETTALSLTGAWP
- the lpdA gene encoding dihydrolipoyl dehydrogenase — protein: MSRKAGQPASDPDRPVPQHERRYLEEAMDFDLIVIGSGPGGYHAAIRAAQLGLKVACAEKGAIGGVCLNVGCIPTKALLHVADELRGAKEASEFGVDFGTPKVDLAAVDKWKLDVVKKQSSGVGMLFKGNKVTVLEGEARFTGPDTVEVAGKRYQAKKFIVATGSRPAAIPGFELDGDRIVDSTGALTIGKSVPARLVVIGAGAIGLEFADVYSALGSEVTIVEMLDHIAGPVDADASKELRKALEKAGMRILTSTKVLGQKATKKGTEVTVQGPDGKEEVLVADRVLVAVGRRPNGAGLGLENAGVKVDERGYVPVVNDHMQTNVANIYAIGDVARAPLLAHKAMKEGVVAAEHASGMPSAYDTVVPSVIYTTPELASVGMTEKEATDAGFEVRVGRFPLAASGRAASIGVASGLIKLVGDAKTDLLLGFHMVGPNAGDIVSEAALAIEMGATLEDIALTQHPHPTISEGVMEAAEHAHGKAIHIANRRR